One genomic window of Pontibacillus halophilus JSM 076056 = DSM 19796 includes the following:
- the thiS gene encoding sulfur carrier protein ThiS, translating to MQIVVNGDTVQVSGEGISVSELLALYELDPKHVIVEQNREIVDRGIYEKTRIKEADRLELVHIVGGG from the coding sequence GTGCAAATCGTTGTAAATGGTGATACGGTACAAGTATCAGGAGAAGGAATCAGTGTAAGCGAGTTACTGGCCTTGTATGAATTAGACCCGAAACATGTAATCGTGGAGCAAAATAGGGAGATTGTGGACCGGGGTATCTATGAAAAGACGAGGATTAAGGAAGCCGATCGGCTTGAGTTGGTGCATATAGTCGGCGGAGGGTAA
- a CDS encoding thiazole biosynthesis adenylyltransferase ThiF: MKERYSRQQLFEPIGKVGQEQLGASHVVIIGAGALGASQAEMLVRAGIGRVTILDRDYVERSNLQRQQLYTEADAEERLPKAVAAERRLRQVNPDVDVNGYVMDVGVEELERFVPEADVVLDATDNFDTRFLINDMAQKHEVPWIYGGCVGSYGLSYTIIPGESPCLRCLLDSVPIGGATCDTVGVIAPAVVTVASYQVTETMKLLVSDHASLRKKLVVFDLWKNHHSEISVENVKKEACPSCGEHATYPSLSYEQQTKVAVLCGRDSVQIRPQVEGSRDLDELSARLARTDGGRVEINPFLLSYTQGEHRFVFFKDGRVLIHGTKDIAEAKTLYHQLLG, translated from the coding sequence ATGAAGGAGCGTTATTCAAGGCAACAACTTTTTGAGCCGATTGGCAAAGTTGGACAAGAACAATTAGGCGCATCTCACGTCGTCATCATCGGAGCAGGTGCTCTTGGAGCCAGTCAGGCAGAAATGCTTGTTCGAGCAGGAATCGGCCGTGTGACCATTCTAGACCGTGACTACGTAGAGCGTAGCAATTTGCAGCGGCAACAACTCTATACAGAGGCGGACGCAGAGGAGCGGTTACCAAAGGCCGTTGCCGCAGAGAGAAGACTTCGCCAAGTCAACCCTGACGTAGATGTGAATGGCTATGTAATGGATGTTGGCGTAGAGGAACTCGAGCGGTTCGTTCCAGAAGCGGATGTTGTCCTAGATGCCACGGACAATTTCGATACGAGGTTCCTTATTAACGATATGGCCCAAAAGCATGAGGTGCCTTGGATTTACGGAGGCTGTGTGGGTAGCTACGGACTTAGCTACACCATTATCCCGGGGGAATCTCCCTGTTTACGATGCTTGCTCGATAGCGTTCCTATAGGAGGGGCGACATGTGACACGGTGGGAGTCATCGCCCCGGCTGTTGTAACTGTTGCCTCTTATCAAGTGACAGAGACGATGAAATTACTCGTCAGTGATCATGCATCGTTAAGAAAGAAGCTCGTAGTCTTTGATTTGTGGAAGAATCATCATAGTGAAATTAGTGTGGAGAATGTGAAGAAGGAAGCTTGTCCTTCATGCGGAGAACATGCGACCTATCCGAGTCTCTCTTATGAACAACAAACAAAAGTTGCGGTCTTATGTGGCAGAGATTCTGTACAGATTCGCCCTCAAGTAGAGGGGAGCCGAGATCTAGATGAACTCTCAGCAAGGTTGGCAAGAACTGATGGTGGGCGAGTAGAAATAAATCCATTCTTACTCTCATACACCCAGGGTGAACATCGTTTCGTTTTCTTTAAAGATGGCCGAGTGCTTATTCACGGAACGAAGGATATCGCTGAGGCCAAAACGTTGTATCATCAATTGTTAGGATAA
- a CDS encoding TerC family protein, whose protein sequence is MDFQLFIEFGWVLLVLVLLEGVLAADNALVMAVMVKHLPEEKRKKALFYGLLGAFLLRFASLFVITLLIDIWQVQALGAAYLLWISVHHIYKKKKGKKKEEDADSKGKGFWATVLKVELADMAFAVDSILAAVALAVSLPATSLPSIGGMDGGQFLVVLAGGLIGIVIMRFAAHKFVNLLKTRPGLETAAFLIVGWVGVKLTVHVLAHPSLHVLPHHFAESLLWKLTFYLVLVAIALIGWFSSSAKNVAPASISQQS, encoded by the coding sequence GTGGATTTTCAGTTGTTCATTGAATTTGGGTGGGTGTTGCTTGTACTTGTATTGTTAGAAGGTGTACTTGCAGCAGACAACGCGCTAGTTATGGCGGTGATGGTCAAGCACTTACCAGAAGAGAAACGTAAGAAGGCTTTGTTCTATGGATTGCTAGGTGCTTTCCTGCTTCGCTTTGCTTCTTTGTTCGTCATCACGCTTCTCATTGACATTTGGCAAGTTCAAGCTTTAGGTGCGGCATACCTTCTGTGGATTTCCGTACACCATATATATAAGAAGAAAAAGGGTAAGAAGAAAGAAGAAGATGCCGATTCGAAAGGGAAAGGCTTCTGGGCGACGGTCCTTAAAGTTGAACTTGCCGATATGGCGTTCGCCGTCGATTCGATTCTTGCTGCTGTCGCACTAGCCGTTTCGTTGCCTGCCACATCGCTTCCTAGTATTGGTGGAATGGATGGAGGACAGTTCTTAGTCGTCTTAGCGGGTGGGTTAATTGGGATTGTGATTATGCGATTTGCTGCTCACAAATTCGTGAACTTGCTTAAGACACGACCAGGTCTCGAAACCGCAGCGTTCCTTATTGTAGGCTGGGTAGGAGTGAAGCTTACGGTACACGTGCTTGCTCATCCATCGTTACACGTATTGCCGCATCACTTCGCTGAATCGTTACTATGGAAATTAACGTTCTACCTTGTACTTGTCGCTATTGCTTTAATCGGATGGTTCTCGTCATCCGCTAAAAACGTTGCACCAGCTTCCATATCCCAACAATCTTAA
- a CDS encoding CsxC family protein, with protein MSDNVRSNADGCHPVPSDQCLIEGKQQIPLSDDAVRPILSGGRPVIKVPHVLAETELQIVVEADVDFDDDPVEIKRVHKNVVLTQCKLVPVRFLPRSLNPRTRVATRAKLFVEGYIRKNIEYVSGLCESNLKDRVVKIPFHGFAEIDRDEFITFPLFGVTTDGRSDFINPKNGEFPRQDKYFFENSVYYNEQPYCELVNANFYELDFSPTLTAIDEQYSTLREKIVLDLTLKVLQLRQVRVEALRGFGLPGGPFEDDEDGEIL; from the coding sequence ATGAGTGATAACGTAAGAAGTAATGCTGATGGCTGCCATCCGGTGCCTAGCGACCAATGTTTAATTGAAGGTAAACAACAAATTCCTTTAAGTGACGATGCCGTTCGCCCAATCTTATCTGGTGGACGCCCTGTTATTAAAGTTCCACACGTTCTTGCTGAAACAGAATTGCAAATTGTTGTAGAAGCGGATGTTGATTTCGATGACGATCCAGTAGAAATCAAACGCGTTCACAAGAATGTCGTCTTAACACAATGTAAGCTAGTTCCAGTTCGTTTCTTGCCACGAAGCCTAAATCCACGTACTCGAGTTGCAACTCGTGCGAAACTATTCGTAGAAGGATATATTCGTAAGAACATTGAGTATGTATCTGGACTTTGTGAAAGTAACCTTAAAGACCGCGTTGTGAAGATTCCATTCCATGGCTTCGCAGAAATTGATCGCGATGAGTTCATCACGTTCCCACTATTTGGTGTGACAACAGATGGACGTTCAGACTTCATCAACCCGAAAAACGGTGAATTCCCTCGCCAAGATAAATATTTCTTCGAGAACTCTGTGTACTACAATGAGCAGCCATACTGTGAATTAGTAAATGCTAATTTCTATGAGCTTGATTTCTCTCCAACGTTAACTGCCATTGATGAGCAGTACTCTACGCTTCGTGAGAAGATTGTTCTTGATTTAACGTTGAAAGTGCTTCAGCTTCGTCAAGTGCGTGTAGAGGCACTTCGAGGGTTTGGTCTACCAGGTGGACCGTTCGAAGACGATGAGGATGGAGAAATTCTTTAA
- a CDS encoding S8 family peptidase, producing the protein MSEVRLIPFQLEEVIDDISEIPKGVQMIEAPAIWERASMGKGNVVAVIDTGCQRDHPDLKDRIVGGRNFTTDYNGDLNNYSDNNGHGTHVAGTIAASLNNKGVVGVAPEAGLLVLKVLTGKGNGSFQSVVDAIDYATKWQGDNGERVRIISMSLGGPSDVPELHEVIKEAVERNISVVCAAGNDGDGREQTDEYAYPGAYNEVIQVGAVDFERKLARFTNTNDEIDLVTPGVAIRSTYLEGRYAALSGTSMATPHVSGALALLINEAEAAFGRTLTEPELYAQLIRRTLPIGYSKQAEGNGLLQLALIDRLADAIDDEKEEVSRVGASVNG; encoded by the coding sequence ATGAGCGAAGTACGTTTGATTCCATTTCAGTTAGAGGAAGTCATCGACGACATTTCAGAAATCCCAAAAGGGGTACAAATGATTGAAGCTCCAGCCATTTGGGAGCGTGCCTCTATGGGGAAAGGGAACGTGGTGGCTGTTATTGATACAGGATGCCAACGAGACCATCCTGATTTAAAGGATCGAATTGTGGGTGGACGAAACTTTACAACCGATTACAATGGGGATCTGAACAATTATTCGGATAATAATGGCCATGGTACTCACGTAGCAGGAACGATAGCCGCTTCTCTAAACAATAAAGGAGTGGTTGGAGTTGCTCCTGAAGCGGGGTTACTTGTCTTGAAAGTGTTAACTGGTAAAGGGAATGGGTCGTTTCAATCCGTTGTAGATGCGATTGACTATGCAACGAAATGGCAAGGTGACAATGGAGAACGTGTGAGGATTATTTCTATGTCTCTAGGTGGTCCAAGTGATGTCCCAGAGTTGCATGAGGTAATCAAAGAGGCTGTAGAACGGAATATATCCGTTGTTTGCGCGGCTGGAAACGATGGTGATGGTCGTGAGCAGACGGATGAGTATGCTTATCCTGGTGCCTATAACGAAGTCATTCAAGTTGGAGCGGTAGACTTTGAAAGGAAACTCGCTCGGTTCACGAATACCAACGATGAGATTGACCTTGTTACACCTGGGGTTGCGATTCGTTCGACATACCTAGAGGGAAGATATGCCGCGTTAAGCGGGACTTCCATGGCAACACCGCACGTGTCAGGGGCATTAGCGCTACTCATCAATGAGGCGGAAGCGGCATTTGGTCGAACGTTGACTGAACCTGAACTGTATGCGCAACTTATCAGACGAACGTTGCCAATCGGCTACTCGAAACAAGCGGAAGGAAATGGACTGTTGCAACTTGCATTAATAGATCGACTAGCGGACGCTATCGACGACGAGAAAGAGGAAGTATCTCGTGTTGGAGCAAGTGTAAACGGCTAA
- the wecB gene encoding non-hydrolyzing UDP-N-acetylglucosamine 2-epimerase, which translates to MKVMTVLGTRPEIIRLSLIINKLDQLADEHILVHTGQNFTRTLSDVFFEQLGVRKPDYILFQERLSLGSQLARMYEKLEEIMEAEEPDRVLVLGDTNSGLSAILAERMGIPVVHMEAGNRCFDLEVPEEKNRRVIDAVSTLNLPYTPGSRENLLREGVPTDRIYISGNPIYEVLSHYQKEIDRDAILDTLKLKQGDYFLVTIHRAENVDYEDRLHEIVRGLNLVADTHQKRLITSLHPRTKSKLESSPLTLHPLVELHEPFGFFSFVKLEKHAACVLTDSGTVQEECCLFHVPTVTVRKTTERPETIQCGSNMLTGIDAANMLTCVDVMMNQPRNWAFPDGYADEQVSQKVLKLLLGGMKRV; encoded by the coding sequence GTGAAGGTGATGACCGTATTGGGAACACGTCCAGAAATCATACGGCTCAGTCTAATCATCAACAAATTAGACCAGCTAGCGGATGAACATATTCTTGTCCATACGGGGCAGAATTTCACCCGCACATTGAGCGATGTGTTCTTTGAACAGCTGGGGGTCCGGAAGCCTGATTATATACTCTTTCAGGAGCGTTTGAGTCTTGGAAGCCAACTCGCCCGCATGTACGAGAAGCTCGAGGAGATTATGGAAGCTGAAGAGCCAGACCGAGTTCTCGTTTTAGGCGACACAAATAGTGGACTAAGTGCCATCTTGGCAGAACGGATGGGGATTCCAGTTGTCCATATGGAGGCTGGTAATCGTTGCTTTGATTTAGAAGTACCAGAAGAGAAGAACCGTCGAGTAATTGACGCAGTTTCTACATTGAATCTTCCGTATACGCCAGGGAGTCGAGAGAATTTGCTTAGAGAAGGAGTCCCGACTGATCGTATTTATATATCTGGTAATCCAATTTATGAGGTACTCTCCCATTACCAGAAGGAAATTGATCGGGACGCCATTTTAGACACGTTAAAGCTTAAACAGGGCGACTATTTCCTTGTGACGATTCATCGAGCGGAGAATGTAGATTACGAAGATCGCCTTCATGAAATTGTCAGAGGGTTAAATCTTGTCGCCGATACGCATCAGAAGCGATTGATTACAAGCCTTCATCCGAGGACTAAATCAAAGCTTGAGAGCAGTCCGTTAACCTTACATCCTCTTGTAGAATTACATGAGCCATTTGGTTTCTTCTCATTTGTAAAGCTCGAGAAGCACGCTGCTTGTGTCCTAACAGATAGCGGTACGGTGCAGGAGGAATGTTGTTTATTCCATGTCCCAACCGTCACGGTAAGAAAAACGACAGAACGACCTGAGACGATTCAATGTGGAAGCAATATGCTCACGGGCATTGATGCAGCCAATATGCTTACATGCGTAGACGTGATGATGAACCAACCGAGAAACTGGGCGTTCCCAGATGGCTACGCTGACGAACAAGTTTCTCAAAAAGTACTAAAACTATTGCTTGGAGGAATGAAACGTGTTTAA
- a CDS encoding Mov34/MPN/PAD-1 family protein, which translates to MKTFKRLGKPNNVSKASGAAERSASFVMCEHGYTTMVDHCKEVKPLEGCGLLFGKGEVITTVIPMVNENHSPVSFSIRSEALEAVMKERMVRGEQWLGVFHSHPTAPAIPSETDRLMMDDESLCYIIVSLALRQPDVRGYVTEGSQLVPARITLQPKESLS; encoded by the coding sequence TTGAAAACTTTCAAAAGATTAGGGAAGCCAAACAACGTCTCAAAGGCCTCGGGTGCTGCCGAGCGAAGCGCTAGCTTTGTTATGTGTGAACATGGTTATACGACGATGGTCGACCACTGTAAAGAAGTGAAACCTCTTGAAGGATGTGGATTGTTATTTGGCAAAGGAGAGGTCATAACGACCGTAATTCCTATGGTAAATGAAAATCATAGTCCTGTTTCTTTTTCGATTCGTTCAGAGGCACTAGAAGCCGTCATGAAAGAACGCATGGTGAGAGGGGAACAATGGCTCGGTGTGTTTCACTCACATCCTACGGCTCCTGCCATCCCTTCTGAGACTGACCGGCTTATGATGGACGATGAATCCTTGTGCTATATCATCGTTTCATTGGCTTTAAGACAACCAGATGTCAGAGGGTATGTTACCGAAGGAAGTCAATTGGTTCCTGCTCGTATAACCCTTCAACCAAAGGAGTCCTTATCGTAG
- a CDS encoding polysaccharide biosynthesis protein, with the protein MFKGQTILITGGTGSWGYELVRQLLMQSPKEIRIFSRNESYQFTMKENFDNHPSLTFLIGDIKEKETLVEASQGVDFIFHLAALKHVPVCEHQPLEALKTNVMGTQNVIDAAIENNVRKVVYISTDKAANPSNFYGLTKAMGERLIIHANTLTDKTQFVTIRGGNVLGTAGSVIHVFKRQIEHSGKVCITDMEMTRFFLVIEDAIKLVFKATTESVGGEIFVMKMHSCRIMDIAQVLIDDSGKEDVKVEVLGIRPGEKIHEYLLSEFEATNTIQYDDEYYIILPHVHINNVGQSYKDYKPANIENYISNKNLISQDEVRELLERGGFL; encoded by the coding sequence GTGTTTAAAGGCCAAACCATTTTGATTACAGGAGGCACCGGTTCTTGGGGGTACGAACTTGTTCGTCAGCTCCTCATGCAGTCTCCAAAAGAGATTCGCATTTTCTCAAGAAATGAATCCTACCAATTCACGATGAAAGAAAACTTCGATAACCACCCCTCACTTACCTTTCTAATTGGGGATATCAAAGAAAAGGAAACACTTGTTGAGGCCTCACAAGGGGTAGACTTTATCTTCCATTTGGCTGCACTGAAGCATGTGCCAGTATGTGAACATCAACCTCTTGAAGCGCTTAAGACGAATGTGATGGGTACGCAGAATGTCATTGATGCTGCAATCGAGAACAATGTTCGTAAAGTGGTGTATATCTCAACAGATAAAGCAGCGAACCCTTCTAATTTCTATGGATTAACGAAAGCGATGGGAGAGCGCCTCATCATTCACGCGAATACCCTGACAGATAAGACTCAATTCGTAACGATACGAGGAGGGAATGTACTCGGAACAGCTGGAAGTGTCATCCATGTGTTTAAGCGTCAAATTGAACACAGTGGAAAGGTATGTATTACCGATATGGAGATGACGCGATTCTTCCTTGTCATCGAGGACGCAATTAAACTCGTATTTAAAGCGACAACAGAGAGTGTAGGTGGGGAGATCTTCGTGATGAAGATGCACTCATGTAGGATTATGGATATTGCACAAGTGCTGATTGATGACTCTGGTAAGGAAGATGTTAAAGTTGAGGTATTAGGCATCCGACCAGGAGAGAAGATTCATGAATACTTGCTCTCTGAGTTTGAGGCTACCAATACGATTCAATACGATGATGAGTATTATATTATTCTCCCTCACGTTCACATCAATAATGTCGGCCAATCCTACAAAGACTACAAACCTGCCAATATTGAGAACTACATTTCTAATAAGAACTTAATCTCTCAAGATGAAGTCCGTGAACTACTTGAGCGCGGAGGGTTTCTATAA